From the Romeriopsis navalis LEGE 11480 genome, one window contains:
- a CDS encoding peptide ligase PGM1-related protein gives MKSETEQRYRAMPAETAAAVLKFRSLQNQLRDRWRNIQEFDTSAADIIVLPSLSLDQRELNKVEGCYHYEERLLFSLIRLRNPRTRVVYITSQPIHPSVIDYYLQLLPGIPFSHARDRLLLLSTYDASTQALTQKILDRPRLLDRLRYSINPDRAYMICYNATELEQTLSLQLNVPLFAVDPALLHWGTKSGSRQIFAESGIQFPDGSDLVWNAADLAAEIDALWQRQPDLQRVVVKLNEGFSGEGNALLDLRPLQDGSTVSHDRVQRIQAHLANLKFEAKGESWTNFQTRISELGAIVEQFVEGEAKRSPSVQLRITPAGEVELLSTHDQILGGPNGQIYLGCRFPADETYRSQLQEMGQRVGEVLAKKGVLERFGVDFVAVPKDDGWDLWAIEINLRKGGTTHPFMTLKFLTNGDYEAESGLFHGRNRQAKYYLATDNLQKPHYRGLLPDDLMDIIAENQLHFDTSTETGMVFHLMGCLSEFGKLGVTSIGNSPEQAEEIYQRLVQALDAATKVPQQLQTYHLSMQWNGMH, from the coding sequence ATGAAGTCTGAAACAGAGCAACGTTATCGGGCCATGCCTGCGGAAACAGCGGCAGCGGTATTGAAATTTCGATCGCTCCAAAACCAACTGCGCGATCGCTGGCGCAATATCCAAGAATTCGATACCAGCGCCGCCGACATCATTGTCCTACCTTCACTCAGCCTTGATCAGCGAGAACTGAATAAAGTTGAAGGCTGCTATCACTACGAAGAACGACTGTTATTTTCGCTAATTCGTCTGCGAAATCCCCGCACCCGCGTGGTTTATATCACCTCACAGCCGATTCACCCCAGCGTCATCGACTACTACCTCCAGCTATTGCCAGGCATTCCATTTTCCCATGCCCGCGATCGTCTACTCCTGCTCTCCACCTACGATGCTTCGACCCAAGCCTTGACCCAGAAAATCCTCGATCGCCCCCGCTTGCTCGATCGCCTGCGCTACAGCATCAACCCCGATCGGGCCTACATGATTTGCTATAACGCCACCGAGTTAGAACAAACGCTATCACTGCAACTCAATGTGCCACTGTTTGCCGTTGACCCCGCCTTACTGCATTGGGGCACCAAGTCCGGCAGCCGCCAAATCTTCGCCGAAAGTGGGATTCAATTTCCCGATGGTAGTGATTTGGTGTGGAACGCCGCTGACTTAGCCGCAGAGATTGACGCACTGTGGCAGCGGCAACCAGATTTACAGCGTGTGGTGGTCAAACTAAATGAAGGATTTTCCGGGGAGGGCAATGCACTATTAGATTTGCGACCGTTGCAGGATGGTTCTACGGTGAGCCACGATCGAGTCCAACGCATTCAAGCCCATTTAGCCAATCTCAAATTTGAAGCCAAGGGCGAGTCTTGGACAAATTTTCAGACCAGAATTAGCGAATTAGGCGCGATCGTTGAGCAGTTTGTCGAGGGTGAAGCTAAACGATCGCCCAGCGTTCAACTGCGCATTACCCCCGCGGGTGAAGTGGAGTTGCTCTCGACCCATGATCAAATCTTGGGCGGACCCAACGGGCAAATCTATCTGGGCTGTCGGTTTCCTGCGGATGAAACGTATCGATCGCAGCTCCAGGAAATGGGCCAGCGTGTCGGCGAAGTCTTGGCGAAAAAAGGTGTACTAGAGCGTTTCGGGGTAGATTTTGTGGCGGTGCCCAAAGACGATGGCTGGGACCTCTGGGCGATCGAGATCAACCTCCGCAAAGGCGGCACCACCCACCCGTTTATGACGCTGAAATTCCTGACCAATGGTGATTACGAAGCCGAGAGCGGACTGTTTCATGGCCGCAATCGTCAAGCCAAATACTACCTCGCCACCGATAACCTGCAAAAACCACATTACCGGGGACTCTTACCCGATGACTTGATGGATATCATTGCCGAAAATCAACTGCATTTCGACACCAGTACCGAAACCGGCATGGTATTTCATCTGATGGGTTGTCTCTCAGAATTTGGTAAATTAGGCGTCACCAGCATTGGCAATTCGCCCGAGCAAGCCGAGGAAATCTATCAGCGATTAGTCCAAGCCTTGGATGCCGCAACTAAAGTGCCACAGCAGCTTCAGACCTACCACTTATCCATGCAGTGGAATGGCATGCACTAA